One window of the Triticum dicoccoides isolate Atlit2015 ecotype Zavitan chromosome 3B, WEW_v2.0, whole genome shotgun sequence genome contains the following:
- the LOC119278376 gene encoding probable esterase PIR7A → MEGSGGDHFILVHGLGHGAWCWYKLVLMLRAAGHRVTALDMAASGVHPARMDEVPSFEDYSRPLLDAVATAPAGERLVLVGHSLGGLNIALAMERLPRKVAAAVFLDACMPCVGRHMGVTMEEFSRRTTPDFFMDSERMVLETSEGPRAALVFGPKLLAAKLYGRSPVEDLTLATMLVRPGRQFGDDAMVKDETLLTDANYGSVKKVYVVAMEDVAFSEDMQRWMVDLSPGTEAVEIAGADHMAMFSKPRELCDVLLGIASKHD, encoded by the exons ATGGAGGGGAGCGGCGGCGACCACTTCATCCTCGTCCACGGCCTCGGCCACGGCGCGTGGTGCTGGTACAAGCTGGTGCTGATGCTGCGCGCCGCGGGGCACCGCGTCACCGCGCTGGACATGGCGGCGTCGGGCGTGCACCCGGCGCGCATGGACGAGGTGCCGTCCTTCGAGGACTACTCGCGGCCGCTGCTCGACGCCGTGGCCACGGCGCCGGCCGGCGAGAGGCTGGTCCTGGTCGGGCACAGCCTCGGCGGGCTCAACATCGCGCTCGCCATGGAGAGGCTCCCGCGCAAGGTCGCCGCGGCCGTGTTCCTCGACGCGTGCATGCCGTGCGTCGGCCGGCACATGGGCGTCACCATGGAGGAG TTCTCCAGAAGAACCACGCCGGATTTTTTCATGGACAGCGAGAGGATGGTTCTGGAGACGAGCGAGGGCCCTCGAGCTGCACTCGTGTTTGGCCCCAAATTGTTGGCAGCAAAACTGTACGGTCGAAGCCCAGTTGAG GACCTGACGCTGGCCACGATGCTGGTGAGGCCCGGCCGCCAGTTCGGGGACGACGCGATGGTGAAGGACGAGACGCTGCTCACCGACGCCAACTACGGGTCGGTGAAGAAGGTGTACGTGGTGGCCATGGAGGACGTTGCTTTCTCCGAGGACATGCAGCGCTGGATGGTCGACCTGAGCCCCGGCACGGAGGCCGTGGAGATCGCCGGAGCCGACCACATGGCCATGTTCTCCAAGCCCAGGGAGCTCTGCGATGTTCTGCTCGGGATCGCCAGCAAGCATGACTGA